In Streptomyces alboniger, the following are encoded in one genomic region:
- a CDS encoding MBL fold metallo-hydrolase, which produces MDMKMMWGEVEVRRVVELEAPFLPAAALVPGVPEGVWRANEDWLAPDFWDPASGRTVAAVQTWVLRSEGRTILVDTGVGNGRERPDAPHFAHLDTDFLARLAAAGVRPEDVDVVVNTHLHADHVGWNTRAGDGGWVPAFPNATYLMPAADHAHFGPRGADEESRDPVFADSVAPVDRAGQTLLWSGTHRIDAHLTLEAAPGHTPGSSVLRLASGTDRAVFVGDLLHTPVQILEPGHSSCLCADPREAAATRVRILGRAADERELVVPAHFRGAGAAEVRRDGAKFAVSRWAA; this is translated from the coding sequence ATGGACATGAAGATGATGTGGGGCGAGGTCGAGGTCCGCAGGGTCGTGGAGCTGGAGGCGCCCTTCCTCCCGGCCGCCGCGCTCGTGCCCGGAGTGCCCGAGGGGGTGTGGCGCGCGAACGAGGACTGGCTCGCGCCCGACTTCTGGGACCCCGCCAGTGGCCGGACCGTGGCGGCCGTGCAGACCTGGGTGCTCAGGAGCGAGGGGAGGACCATCCTCGTCGACACCGGGGTCGGCAACGGCCGGGAACGGCCCGACGCGCCGCACTTCGCGCACCTCGACACCGACTTCCTCGCCCGCCTCGCCGCCGCCGGAGTCCGCCCCGAGGACGTCGACGTCGTCGTCAACACCCATCTGCACGCCGACCACGTGGGTTGGAACACCCGCGCGGGGGACGGCGGTTGGGTGCCGGCCTTCCCCAACGCCACCTACCTCATGCCCGCCGCCGACCACGCCCACTTCGGCCCGCGGGGCGCGGACGAGGAGAGCCGCGACCCGGTCTTCGCGGACAGTGTCGCGCCGGTGGACCGGGCCGGTCAGACGCTGCTGTGGAGCGGCACCCACCGGATCGACGCCCACCTCACCCTGGAGGCCGCGCCCGGCCACACCCCCGGCTCGTCCGTCCTGCGCCTCGCCTCGGGCACCGACCGGGCCGTCTTCGTCGGTGACCTGCTGCACACCCCGGTGCAGATCCTCGAACCCGGCCACAGCAGCTGCCTGTGCGCCGACCCGCGGGAGGCCGCCGCGACCCGGGTGCGGATCCTCGGGCGGGCCGCGGACGAGCGGGAGCTGGTGGTCCCGGCGCACTTCCGGGGCGCGGGCGCCGCCGAGG
- a CDS encoding AraC family transcriptional regulator: MDVVSDAIAAARIGRPDAHRVRASGSWCSRLPAYDGVGFHVVLEGGCWLLPDDGSAPFTLATGDAVLLPRGAGHVLADAPADAHTVARAVPFERWRQPETEGEQQGAATELLCGKYRFDGRHAHPLLAELPEVVHLPRREGRHPELGAAIGLLGRETGAARPGADVAVPGLLDLLLVYMVRAWTTDGPPASAAARWPAALGDPVVAEALRLLHSAPEAPWSNDRLAARTGVSRATLARRFTALVGRAPMAYLTWWRMTRAATLLRDTTDPLETVARRVGYGSPYALSHAFTRTFGTTPGRYRTRYGSGLRAVTPLV; the protein is encoded by the coding sequence ATGGATGTAGTCAGCGACGCGATCGCGGCCGCGCGGATCGGGCGGCCCGACGCCCACCGGGTCAGGGCCTCGGGCTCGTGGTGCAGTCGGCTGCCCGCCTACGACGGGGTGGGCTTCCACGTGGTCCTGGAGGGCGGCTGCTGGCTGCTGCCGGACGACGGGAGCGCGCCGTTCACGCTGGCGACGGGCGATGCGGTGCTGCTGCCGCGCGGGGCGGGACACGTGCTCGCGGACGCCCCCGCCGACGCGCACACCGTCGCACGTGCGGTGCCCTTCGAGCGGTGGCGGCAGCCGGAGACGGAGGGCGAACAGCAGGGCGCGGCAACGGAGTTGCTCTGCGGCAAGTACCGCTTCGACGGCCGCCACGCCCACCCGCTGCTCGCCGAGCTGCCGGAGGTCGTGCACCTGCCCCGGCGGGAGGGGCGCCACCCGGAGCTGGGGGCGGCGATCGGCCTGCTGGGCCGGGAGACGGGCGCGGCGCGCCCCGGCGCGGACGTGGCCGTCCCCGGCCTCCTGGACCTGCTCCTCGTCTACATGGTGCGGGCCTGGACGACGGACGGCCCGCCCGCGTCCGCCGCCGCCCGCTGGCCCGCCGCGCTCGGCGACCCGGTGGTCGCCGAGGCCCTGCGCCTTCTGCACTCGGCCCCCGAGGCCCCGTGGAGCAACGACCGGCTGGCCGCCCGCACGGGCGTCTCCCGCGCCACGCTCGCCCGCCGCTTCACGGCCCTGGTGGGCCGCGCCCCGATGGCCTACCTCACCTGGTGGCGCATGACCCGGGCGGCCACGCTCCTGCGCGACACGACGGACCCGCTGGAGACGGTGGCGCGCCGGGTGGGCTACGGCTCGCCGTACGCCCTCTCCCACGCGTTCACCCGGACGTTCGGGACGACGCCGGGGCGCTACCGGACGCGGTACGGCTCAGGTTTACGGGCCGTTACACCGCTGGTTTGA